CGCGGGCGGCTGCTCGGGCAGATCGCCGACGAGCAGGTCGAGCCGGCGCTCGCGCTGCACCCCGACCTCGTCTCGCTCTCGGCGGGCGGCAACGACATCCTCCGGCCCGGCGCAGACCCCGACCGCCTCGCGGAGCGCCTCGACGGCATGGTCGCCCGGCTCTCCTCCGAGGGCGCGACCGTGGTGCTGTTCACCGGCACCGACGTGAGGTTCTCCCCCGTCTTCGGCCGACTGCGCGGCAAGGTCGCGATCTACAACGAGGACATCCGCGCGGTCGCCGCCCGGCACGACTGCATCGTGGCCGACCAGTGGGCGCTCACCGAGATCCAGGATCCGCGCATGTGGGACGTCGACCGGCTGCACCTCGCGCCGCTCGGCCACCACACCGTGGCGCGCATGGTGCTGCAGGCGCTCGCCGTGGAGAACGACCTGGAGCCCTTGAAGCCCGAGCCGCTGCCGCAGCGCATCTGGAGCCAGGCGCGCGCCGGCGACATCGACTGGGCGCGCTCGTACTTCGTGCCGTGGGTGCTGCGGCGCCTCCGCCACCAATCCTCGGGCGACGGACGCACGGCCAAGCGGCCGGACGCGTCGCCGTGGACGCGCGTCGACGCCGGGAGCTGAGCGCCCGCCAGATCCGTCAGCCGAGCAGCTCGCCCGGGTTGCCCAGGCGCCACCAGCCGTCGGGGCCCGGGATCGCGCGGTCGAGCGCCAGCGGCACCCG
This window of the Clavibacter sepedonicus genome carries:
- a CDS encoding SGNH/GDSL hydrolase family protein, with the protein product MTEPHPWRRYVALGDSFTEGIGDPEPGSPGGHRGWADRVAEVLAEQVEGFAYANLAIRGRLLGQIADEQVEPALALHPDLVSLSAGGNDILRPGADPDRLAERLDGMVARLSSEGATVVLFTGTDVRFSPVFGRLRGKVAIYNEDIRAVAARHDCIVADQWALTEIQDPRMWDVDRLHLAPLGHHTVARMVLQALAVENDLEPLKPEPLPQRIWSQARAGDIDWARSYFVPWVLRRLRHQSSGDGRTAKRPDASPWTRVDAGS